The Drosophila gunungcola strain Sukarami chromosome 2L unlocalized genomic scaffold, Dgunungcola_SK_2 000007F, whole genome shotgun sequence genome includes a region encoding these proteins:
- the LOC128253177 gene encoding vitelline membrane protein Vm26Aa — translation MKSFVCIALVAFAAAALASPTNVASSTLTGSTGSTVSLSAQDGELEGVAGQGFGDLTRLRKSAYGASSGGYGGSSIPAPPCPKNYLFSCQPNLAPVPCSAPAPSYGSAGAYSAPVATYVAPNYGLPQHQQQLFGAAYVPQAYGYHY, via the coding sequence ATGAAATCCTTTGTGTGCATCGCTCTGGTCGCCttcgccgccgccgccctgGCTTCGCCCACCAACGTGGCGTCGTCCACTCTCACCGGCTCCACCGGCTCCACGGTGTCCCTGTCTGCCCAGGACGGCGAGCTGGAGGGAGTGGCCGGACAAGGATTCGGGGATCTGACCCGTCTGCGCAAGTCCGCCTACGGCGCCAGCTCCGGCGGCTATGGCGGCTCCAGCATCCCAGCTCCCCCCTGCCCCAAGAACTACCTGTTCAGCTGCCAGCCCAACCTCGCCCCCGTGCCATGCAGTGCTCCCGCCCCCAGCTACGGATCCGCCGGCGCCTACTCCGCCCCGGTGGCCACCTACGTCGCCCCCAACTACGGCCTTccccagcaccagcagcagctctTCGGCGCTGCTTACGTGCCTCAGGCCTACGGATACCACTATTAA
- the LOC128253173 gene encoding annexin A7 has translation MWKYLGWLAFIAGASSLGQLILDPSLVPCTRCLRSLPLPLYHFIPLRELAAESLLAGDSDPKSHRRRRQQIIQEVVVENNFGGPGFGGPGFGAPGFGGPGFGGAPGFGGPGFGGGPGFGGPGFGGPGFGGPGFGGPGLGGPGFGGPGLGGRLGKFINKGFPRSYDQANENEPDEGPDNQQYETHSQVPSPTCPKNYVFSCEAVIKSVPCRSSTCAGV, from the coding sequence ATGTGGAAGTATCTCGGATGGCTCGCCTTTATTGCCGGCGCGAGCAGCCTGGGTCAGCTGATCCTCGATCCGTCGCTGGTCCCCTGCACCCGCTGTTTGAGGAGTCTGCCCCTGCCGCTCTACCACTTTATTCCACTGCGAGAGCTGGCCGCCGAATCCCTGCTGGCTGGCGACTCGGACCCAAAATCGCATCGTAGAAGAAGACAGCAAATTATCCAGGAGGTAGTCGTCGAGAACAACTTTGGAGGTCCTGGATTCGGTGGCCCTGGATTCGGTGCTCCTGGTTTCGGAGGCCCAGGATTTGGAGGTGCTCCTGGTTTCGGAGGTCCTGGATTCGGAGGTGGACCTGGTTTCGGTGGTCCTGGATTCGGAGGTCCTGGTTTCGGAGGTCCTGGATTCGGAGGTCCTGGACTCGGTGGTCCTGGATTCGGAGGTCCTGGACTCGGAGGTAGACTTGGGAAGTTTATTAATAAAGGATTTCCCCGTAGCTATGACCAGGCGAATGAAAATGAACCAGACGAGGGGCCCGACAACCAGCAGTATGAAACACACAGCCAAGTTCCTTCGCCGACCTGTCCGAAAAACTACGTGTTCTCTTGTGAAGCAGTTATCAAGTCGGTTCCCTGTAGATCAAGCACATGCGCTGGCGTTTGA